The following coding sequences are from one Kallotenue papyrolyticum window:
- a CDS encoding class I SAM-dependent methyltransferase produces MRGVEQQPALYEAIMRPLDALSLWRWRRHLFGGLQGAILELGVGTGRNLAAYGPGARVTAIDIDPDLLRAARRRAARHNVRLALADAQRLPFRDRSFDIVTSALVFCSIPDPAAALREVARVLRPAGRLVQLEHTRTDHPLPDALLDAITPLWRTLAGGCHPNRDTPALLQALGWRLERHERQAGGLLRLIVAVPPLS; encoded by the coding sequence ATGCGCGGTGTCGAACAACAACCGGCGCTTTATGAAGCGATCATGCGTCCGCTGGATGCGCTCAGTCTGTGGCGCTGGCGCCGGCATCTGTTTGGCGGCCTGCAGGGCGCGATCCTGGAGCTGGGCGTCGGCACGGGGCGCAACCTGGCCGCCTACGGACCTGGTGCCCGCGTCACGGCGATCGATATTGATCCTGATCTGCTGCGCGCTGCCCGCCGCCGCGCCGCCCGCCACAACGTTCGACTCGCGCTGGCCGACGCGCAACGGCTGCCGTTTCGGGACCGCAGCTTCGACATCGTCACCTCGGCGCTGGTCTTCTGTTCGATCCCCGATCCGGCGGCAGCGCTGCGCGAGGTGGCGCGGGTGCTCCGTCCCGCTGGCCGGTTGGTGCAGCTCGAACACACGCGCACGGATCATCCCCTGCCCGACGCGCTGCTGGACGCGATCACGCCGCTGTGGCGCACGCTGGCGGGCGGCTGCCATCCCAATCGCGACACGCCTGCGCTGCTGCAGGCACTGGGCTGGCGTCTGGAGCGGCATGAGCGCCAGGCCGGCGGCCTGCTACGCCTGATCGTGGCGGTCCCACCGCTGAGCTGA
- a CDS encoding GNAT family N-acetyltransferase, which translates to MPITYRSALQLSLPAIAEIHTQAYGTAWVSSPQKLAEIVRVQNVDLQLSLIAYDGRRPIGLALLGRRHAHGWLYDFAIAPAYRGAGVGTRLLLAATREAARQGVRDIELDVWERRADAIRLYQRAGFEHRRTYLVFEASGAQLGLDATLPPDWRVEPCRVEAITGWYAAALEREPEPCWDRQLPSLLSYSDARACLLSDRHGPLICLHYAARPADGHDPDRLRPMFVGLREDASAAHVGMLLPVVARMHFADPATVAFRLALEPENSTLARLLQQLGIQVVGRALDMRLSLA; encoded by the coding sequence ATGCCGATTACCTATCGGAGCGCGTTGCAGCTCAGCCTGCCGGCCATCGCCGAGATCCACACCCAGGCGTACGGCACCGCTTGGGTGTCATCGCCGCAGAAGTTGGCCGAGATCGTTCGTGTGCAAAATGTTGATCTGCAGCTCAGCCTGATCGCCTACGATGGCCGCCGTCCGATTGGTCTGGCGCTGCTGGGCCGCCGACATGCGCACGGCTGGCTCTACGACTTCGCGATCGCGCCCGCTTACCGCGGTGCCGGAGTGGGTACGCGCCTGCTGCTGGCGGCGACGCGCGAAGCGGCGCGTCAGGGGGTGCGCGATATCGAGCTGGATGTCTGGGAGCGCCGCGCCGATGCGATTCGCCTCTACCAGCGCGCCGGCTTCGAACATCGGCGCACCTACCTGGTCTTCGAGGCGAGCGGCGCGCAGCTTGGCCTCGACGCGACGCTGCCGCCGGACTGGCGCGTCGAGCCCTGTCGTGTGGAAGCGATCACCGGCTGGTACGCCGCGGCGTTGGAGCGCGAGCCGGAGCCGTGCTGGGATCGTCAGCTTCCATCACTGCTGAGCTACAGCGACGCGCGCGCCTGTCTGTTGAGCGATCGGCACGGGCCGTTGATCTGCCTGCACTATGCTGCGCGACCGGCCGATGGACACGATCCGGATCGCCTGCGGCCTATGTTTGTGGGGCTGCGCGAGGATGCCAGCGCGGCGCATGTAGGCATGTTGCTGCCCGTCGTGGCGCGCATGCACTTTGCCGATCCGGCGACGGTGGCCTTTCGGCTGGCGCTCGAACCGGAGAACAGCACGCTGGCGCGTTTGCTCCAGCAGCTCGGCATACAGGTGGTTGGACGTGCCTTGGATATGCGCCTGTCCCTGGCTTGA
- a CDS encoding double zinc ribbon domain-containing protein produces MAITCPNGHINDAGNRFCDQCGAPLQATAAPAPAAEAPTGTSNGVICPVCGQENVPGTAFCDNCGAALPPPQPVAIPVPEAAAPVGASEQAGTLTCPQCGAVNDAANRFCDQCGAQLQPATSAPPAAEDQELVAAPEGAPLGPHGDLRDATALPSEGTAPPRAPEAAPAATPAAPEAEAAPTPAATTPEAQAAPTPAAGGDLQAERERLEQAIATQRQLVSQLEQLEQQFGAAMPAALRQGLDEARHKLQEAEAQLAALPSQPQADPEELRRLEEEVATQRQLVSQLEQLEQQFGAAMPAALRQGLDEARHKLQEAEARLNALGGVRHPLPSALDVAQQRAAASAAAEEPAAVSTPAPAEAPTVAAAPAGAASSAAPAAATVAAEAQPAPPPPAAPQPTPSGPRLVLRDGTAIAIPGGSEVIIGREDPISGIHPDIDLTPYGGEAGGVSRRHALLRQESGQWTITDLDSTNYTHVDGQRLAPNTPTALHDGARLRLGRIEMEFHTA; encoded by the coding sequence ATGGCCATCACCTGCCCGAACGGCCATATCAACGATGCAGGCAACCGTTTTTGCGATCAATGTGGTGCCCCGTTGCAGGCGACGGCAGCCCCAGCGCCTGCCGCGGAAGCACCCACCGGCACGAGTAATGGCGTGATCTGCCCGGTCTGCGGACAGGAGAACGTCCCCGGCACGGCCTTCTGCGACAACTGCGGCGCGGCCCTGCCACCCCCGCAGCCGGTCGCCATACCCGTGCCCGAAGCAGCCGCACCCGTCGGCGCAAGCGAACAGGCTGGAACCCTCACCTGCCCGCAGTGCGGCGCAGTCAACGATGCTGCCAACCGCTTTTGCGACCAGTGCGGCGCGCAGCTCCAGCCGGCCACGAGCGCGCCGCCGGCTGCCGAGGATCAGGAGCTGGTCGCGGCGCCGGAGGGAGCGCCGCTGGGCCCGCACGGCGACCTGCGCGACGCCACCGCCTTGCCGAGCGAGGGCACCGCTCCACCACGTGCGCCTGAAGCGGCTCCGGCAGCAACGCCGGCCGCGCCCGAAGCCGAAGCGGCGCCCACGCCGGCGGCAACCACACCCGAAGCGCAAGCGGCGCCCACGCCGGCGGCGGGCGGCGACCTGCAGGCCGAGCGTGAACGTCTGGAGCAGGCGATCGCCACACAGCGCCAGCTCGTCAGCCAGCTCGAACAGCTCGAGCAGCAGTTCGGCGCTGCCATGCCCGCCGCGCTGCGGCAGGGCCTCGACGAAGCCCGCCACAAGCTGCAGGAGGCCGAAGCGCAACTGGCCGCCCTGCCCAGCCAGCCGCAGGCTGATCCCGAGGAGCTGCGCCGGCTGGAAGAAGAGGTTGCCACGCAGCGCCAGCTCGTCAGCCAGCTTGAACAGCTCGAGCAGCAGTTCGGCGCTGCCATGCCCGCCGCGCTGCGGCAGGGCCTCGACGAAGCCCGCCACAAGCTGCAGGAGGCCGAAGCGCGGCTGAACGCGCTGGGCGGCGTGCGCCATCCACTGCCCAGCGCGCTGGATGTCGCGCAACAACGCGCTGCCGCGTCGGCAGCGGCTGAGGAGCCTGCGGCGGTCTCCACCCCCGCACCGGCTGAAGCGCCCACTGTGGCAGCGGCTCCCGCCGGCGCTGCATCAAGCGCCGCACCGGCAGCCGCCACAGTGGCGGCGGAGGCACAGCCCGCGCCGCCACCACCAGCTGCGCCGCAGCCCACGCCGAGCGGTCCACGCCTGGTGCTGCGCGACGGCACGGCGATCGCCATCCCCGGCGGGAGTGAGGTCATCATCGGGCGCGAAGACCCCATCAGCGGCATCCATCCCGATATCGACCTGACACCCTACGGCGGCGAGGCGGGCGGTGTCAGCCGGCGGCACGCGCTGCTGCGCCAGGAGAGCGGCCAGTGGACGATTACCGATCTAGACAGCACCAACTATACGCACGTTGATGGGCAGCGCCTCGCGCCCAACACGCCGACCGCGCTGCATGACGGTGCGCGTTTGCGCTTGGGTCGCATTGAAATGGAATTCCACACCGCCTAG
- a CDS encoding tetratricopeptide repeat protein: protein MRTWFSLCCGTLLLIGVSLLILRPQPMNDARRDAEQLWRAGRIAEARRAYAALPDDLGLIQLRRGQIALLRGECPQAQVAAGRALQWPLRRDEAALAHLLLAECAARDGQTTIAAREWEAVDPRSPLRPLVDLLRGEAALRAGQPSAAAQHYLAALRLALPEPWRALAQTRLALSNDAAHSMLHAIPERLPPPAPDTRPLLPRTAAQLVQDARQLQAIHHRPAAERDLLLGQMALQQNLPRLALQHFERVPADDAHFILAQAQAAYARWQIGQQPAATQQLAELHAAHPEDPVVATLLATLLVSRGEIATAAAVLDTAERFQPLDPALALARAEVLAARREYARAAAELHRARDIAQAEARPRYALALANFYLSSAYRVCEDGVPAAREATVIAPEDAASWQALAAALYYCRRFDEARAAAQAGLQRQPDSPALHFYLGAAQMQTGAREAAQTHLIAAADGDPAGVWRQRAEALLGWDHQNSGQP from the coding sequence ATGCGCACCTGGTTCTCGCTCTGTTGCGGCACGCTGCTGCTGATCGGCGTCAGCCTGCTGATCCTGCGCCCACAGCCGATGAACGACGCCCGGCGCGACGCGGAACAGCTCTGGCGCGCGGGACGCATCGCCGAGGCGCGGCGTGCCTACGCGGCGCTCCCCGATGATCTGGGGCTGATCCAGCTCCGGCGCGGCCAGATTGCGCTGCTGCGCGGCGAGTGTCCCCAGGCGCAGGTTGCCGCCGGCCGGGCGTTGCAGTGGCCGCTGCGCCGCGATGAGGCCGCGCTGGCACATCTGCTGCTCGCCGAGTGTGCCGCGCGCGATGGCCAAACGACCATCGCTGCGCGCGAATGGGAAGCGGTCGATCCGCGCTCACCCTTGCGCCCGCTCGTCGATCTGTTGCGCGGCGAGGCGGCGTTGCGTGCCGGGCAGCCGAGCGCGGCAGCGCAACACTACCTGGCTGCGTTGCGCCTGGCCCTGCCCGAGCCGTGGCGCGCCCTGGCGCAGACCCGGCTGGCGCTCAGCAATGACGCAGCGCATAGCATGCTGCACGCCATTCCGGAGCGGCTCCCCCCGCCCGCGCCCGATACACGTCCGTTGCTGCCGCGCACAGCGGCGCAGCTCGTGCAGGATGCCCGCCAGCTCCAGGCGATCCATCACCGTCCCGCAGCCGAGCGCGACCTGCTGCTGGGGCAGATGGCGCTGCAGCAGAACCTGCCACGCCTGGCACTACAGCACTTCGAGCGCGTGCCCGCCGATGACGCACACTTCATCTTGGCACAGGCCCAGGCCGCCTACGCCCGCTGGCAGATCGGGCAGCAGCCCGCCGCGACGCAACAGTTGGCCGAATTGCATGCTGCCCATCCTGAAGATCCGGTCGTCGCCACACTGTTGGCTACGCTGCTGGTGAGCCGCGGCGAGATCGCCACCGCCGCAGCCGTGCTGGACACCGCCGAACGCTTCCAACCACTGGATCCGGCGCTGGCCCTGGCGCGCGCGGAGGTCTTGGCCGCCCGCCGCGAATACGCGCGCGCTGCCGCCGAACTGCACCGCGCCCGCGACATCGCTCAAGCGGAGGCGCGTCCGCGCTATGCCCTGGCGCTGGCCAACTTCTACCTGAGCAGCGCCTACCGTGTCTGCGAGGATGGCGTACCCGCCGCGCGCGAGGCCACCGTCATCGCGCCGGAGGATGCCGCCAGCTGGCAGGCGCTCGCGGCGGCGCTGTACTACTGTCGTCGCTTCGACGAGGCGCGTGCGGCGGCGCAAGCGGGACTCCAACGGCAGCCCGACAGTCCGGCGCTCCACTTCTACCTGGGCGCGGCGCAGATGCAGACCGGTGCGCGCGAGGCGGCGCAAACACACCTGATCGCCGCCGCCGATGGCGATCCCGCCGGCGTGTGGCGGCAGCGTGCCGAAGCGCTGCTGGGCTGGGATCACCAGAACTCCGGCCAGCCGTAG
- a CDS encoding Stp1/IreP family PP2C-type Ser/Thr phosphatase: MTHHRPPLLIHYAQRSDPGRARTANEDTSAIYEFDRAGRRVVIAALADGMGGTRAGAEASQLAVQVAVQTLAEHLLREIPANETAWQQVLRETLRQANGAVHHRARSARRLNGMGTTLLLGVIWERRIRIAHIGDSRAYVIRPAVRRPHITQLTADHTVVAELIDQGTISPADAATHPQRHHLARTLGVDAEVEPDVVARTLRRGERVLLCSDGLPLHVSDAELARTVSDAPTPQQACDRLIELANQRGGRDNVTVVVLAADPLPTAGA; this comes from the coding sequence ATGACTCACCATCGCCCACCCTTGCTGATCCACTACGCGCAGCGCAGCGATCCGGGGCGCGCACGCACAGCCAACGAGGATACCAGCGCGATCTACGAGTTTGATCGCGCTGGCCGCCGCGTGGTGATCGCCGCGCTGGCCGACGGCATGGGCGGCACGCGCGCCGGCGCCGAAGCCAGCCAGTTGGCGGTGCAGGTTGCGGTTCAGACGCTGGCCGAGCACCTGTTGCGCGAGATACCGGCCAACGAAACTGCCTGGCAGCAGGTGCTCCGCGAAACACTCCGCCAGGCCAACGGCGCGGTTCACCATCGCGCGCGCAGCGCACGGCGGCTCAACGGCATGGGCACCACCCTGCTGCTCGGCGTGATCTGGGAGCGCCGCATCCGCATTGCACACATCGGTGATAGCCGCGCCTATGTGATCCGCCCGGCGGTGCGCCGGCCACACATCACGCAGCTCACCGCCGATCATACCGTAGTCGCCGAGCTGATCGACCAGGGCACGATCAGTCCAGCGGATGCCGCCACCCACCCGCAACGCCACCATCTGGCGCGCACGCTGGGCGTGGATGCCGAGGTCGAACCGGATGTTGTGGCGCGCACGCTGCGCCGCGGTGAGCGCGTGCTGCTCTGCTCGGACGGATTGCCGCTGCACGTCAGCGACGCCGAGCTGGCCCGCACCGTCTCCGATGCGCCGACCCCTCAGCAGGCCTGCGACCGCCTGATCGAACTAGCCAACCAGCGCGGTGGCCGCGACAACGTGACCGTCGTCGTGTTGGCTGCCGACCCCCTGCCCACCGCCGGGGCCTGA
- a CDS encoding RluA family pseudouridine synthase, with product MTDQSDLQHAGRPRIDVETAVEAPLQVLVARLAELTSDEARTLILRGAVWIDRHRCREPERVVHAGQRVVIHFPPSGRYDSIVLTPEDILWEDQALLALNKRPGWHANYTPWDVHGTLPTALAAFLRARDGFDHPLHFLHQLDRDTSGVLLVSKDPTINPLMQRLFLSGGVHKRYLALAAGRLEQPAYTIVTGHGRGRGGLFRVYPVEEVGRELPLGRQRVRRMETQITVLARADEATLLEARPITGRTHQIRLHLAYLGHPLLGDARYGGPLQLGDLPLPHHLLHAAQLSFRHPRGGQAIDLRAPVPPSWLPFLERLGWMAVVERWWRAA from the coding sequence ATGACGGACCAGAGCGATCTTCAGCATGCGGGTCGTCCCCGCATCGACGTCGAGACGGCAGTTGAGGCGCCGTTGCAGGTGCTCGTGGCACGCTTGGCGGAGTTGACGTCGGACGAGGCCCGCACGCTGATCCTGCGCGGCGCGGTCTGGATCGATCGCCACCGCTGCCGCGAGCCTGAGCGCGTTGTTCATGCCGGCCAGCGGGTGGTGATCCATTTCCCGCCCTCCGGTCGCTACGATAGCATTGTCCTGACGCCGGAAGATATTCTTTGGGAGGATCAGGCCTTGCTGGCGCTCAATAAGCGGCCTGGTTGGCATGCCAATTACACGCCCTGGGATGTGCATGGCACGCTGCCGACGGCGCTGGCTGCCTTTTTGCGCGCGCGTGATGGTTTCGATCATCCGCTCCATTTTCTGCACCAGCTCGATCGCGACACCTCGGGCGTGCTGCTGGTGAGCAAAGACCCAACGATCAATCCGTTGATGCAGCGTCTGTTTCTCAGCGGCGGTGTGCACAAGCGCTACCTGGCGCTGGCTGCCGGCCGGTTGGAGCAGCCGGCCTACACCATCGTCACCGGCCATGGACGTGGACGCGGCGGTCTGTTTCGCGTCTATCCGGTCGAGGAGGTCGGGCGCGAGCTGCCCCTGGGTCGGCAACGGGTACGGCGCATGGAAACGCAGATCACCGTGCTGGCCCGCGCTGACGAGGCTACCCTCCTCGAAGCACGACCGATCACCGGACGGACGCATCAGATTCGCCTGCATCTGGCCTATCTCGGGCATCCGTTGCTGGGCGATGCGCGCTACGGTGGTCCCCTGCAGCTTGGCGATCTGCCGCTGCCACACCATCTGCTGCATGCCGCGCAGCTCAGCTTTCGTCACCCGCGCGGCGGCCAGGCGATCGATCTGCGCGCGCCCGTGCCGCCAAGCTGGCTGCCGTTCCTGGAGCGTTTGGGTTGGATGGCGGTGGTGGAGCGCTGGTGGCGCGCAGCCTAG
- a CDS encoding helicase C-terminal domain-containing protein: MNTIVVAIDVETTGLEAGIDEIIEVAAVKFRGDEVLETFQRLVRPRHSLPIKIAQLTGISAAELEQAAPFHTIAPELVRFIKSYPVVGHSVAFDVRMLAAQGLRLAQPAYDTFELATLLLPGLPSYNLTALASRLGIAHPEAHRALADAEVTRRVFVRLLERIAQLDDATLEEIVRLSRQSEWTPRLLFEAVLRERAFQALRRPLPAAELPPPGVVWRGLKPLEPTGSTALLDPAAIAAFFASDGPLSRAFPGYERRDQQLTMTQAVARVFNEGGTLLVEAPTGTGKSMAYLVPAARFAAERGQRVVISTNTINLQDQLFFKDIPALQGVINHCVTHDLGVEAQPFSAALLKGRGNYLCLQRYERLRRQEQLTPEQAQALIKIGLWLRETQSGDRAELVLDEREARVWSDVNATLETCTGARCPAFDRCFFFSARRAAEAAHLVVVNHALLLSDIQAESGVLPRYDHLIIDEAHHLEDVATDQLGWQLEQATLLAFLDNLWQAGGARLVSGLLAELPNYFKGSAATPQDLDRAEGLAAALRPLIDQARQASYPLWRALRRCVEQLAKEQAPEVRLRLTDAVRRSPLWVEVQRAWENVALPLAEIGKGLARLEAQITTLQDAGLLEYDELVLRLGMAANWAVDSVVLGTEVINGSAETIQWLALERQRDVVRLHQAPLHVGPLLQERLFAAKETVVLASATLSIDGSFAYVRERLGLSDAPVDEVQLDSPFDYQRSTLLYLPTDMPEPSERSYQRALEDALIALATATGGRMLALFTSVAALRQTYRAIQEPLEDREIVVLGQGIDGSRRALLQRFREHPRSVLLGTSSFWEGVDIVGEALSVLVIAKLPFAVPSDPVFAARSELFEDAFTGYAVPQAILKFKQGFGRLIRSREDRGVVAVLDRRLLTKRYGRLFLASLPPCTLQQAPLRDLPPVAMAWLERRA, translated from the coding sequence GTGAATACCATCGTTGTTGCCATCGATGTCGAGACGACAGGGCTGGAAGCGGGCATCGACGAGATCATCGAGGTTGCGGCGGTCAAGTTCCGTGGCGACGAGGTGCTGGAGACCTTTCAGCGGCTGGTGCGTCCGCGTCACAGCCTGCCGATCAAGATTGCGCAGCTGACCGGCATCAGTGCCGCCGAGTTGGAACAGGCCGCGCCGTTTCATACGATTGCGCCCGAGTTGGTGCGCTTCATCAAGAGCTATCCGGTCGTCGGGCATTCGGTCGCGTTCGATGTGCGCATGCTGGCCGCGCAGGGCCTGCGCCTCGCGCAACCCGCCTATGATACGTTCGAACTGGCGACGCTGTTGCTGCCCGGGCTGCCCTCCTACAACCTGACGGCGCTGGCGTCCAGGTTGGGCATTGCCCATCCGGAGGCCCACCGCGCGCTGGCCGACGCGGAGGTGACGCGCCGGGTGTTTGTCCGGCTGCTGGAGCGGATCGCGCAGTTGGACGATGCGACGCTGGAAGAGATCGTTCGTCTCAGCCGCCAGAGCGAGTGGACGCCGCGCCTGTTGTTTGAGGCCGTGCTGCGCGAGCGGGCCTTCCAGGCCCTCCGGCGTCCGTTGCCGGCAGCCGAGCTGCCGCCGCCAGGCGTGGTCTGGCGTGGGCTCAAACCGCTGGAGCCGACCGGCAGCACGGCGCTGCTCGATCCGGCGGCGATCGCGGCCTTTTTCGCGTCCGATGGACCGCTGAGTCGCGCGTTTCCCGGCTATGAACGGCGCGATCAGCAACTGACCATGACCCAGGCGGTGGCGCGCGTCTTCAACGAAGGCGGCACGTTGCTGGTCGAAGCGCCGACGGGCACGGGCAAATCGATGGCCTACCTCGTGCCCGCGGCGCGCTTTGCTGCCGAGCGTGGTCAGCGCGTGGTGATCTCGACCAACACTATCAACCTGCAGGATCAGCTCTTTTTCAAGGACATCCCGGCGCTGCAGGGTGTGATCAATCACTGCGTGACGCATGATCTGGGGGTGGAGGCGCAGCCGTTCAGTGCGGCGCTGCTCAAAGGCCGTGGTAATTACCTGTGCCTGCAGCGCTACGAGCGCTTGCGCCGGCAGGAGCAGCTTACCCCTGAACAGGCGCAAGCGCTGATCAAGATCGGCCTGTGGTTGCGTGAGACGCAGAGCGGCGATCGCGCCGAGCTGGTGCTGGACGAGCGCGAAGCGCGCGTCTGGTCCGACGTCAACGCGACGCTCGAAACCTGCACCGGCGCGCGCTGTCCCGCCTTCGACCGGTGCTTCTTTTTCAGCGCGCGGCGCGCGGCCGAGGCGGCGCATCTGGTTGTCGTCAATCACGCGCTGCTGCTGAGCGACATTCAGGCCGAGAGCGGTGTGCTGCCACGCTACGACCACCTGATCATCGACGAGGCGCATCATCTGGAGGATGTGGCCACCGATCAACTCGGCTGGCAGCTCGAACAGGCTACGCTGCTGGCGTTTTTAGATAATCTGTGGCAGGCCGGCGGCGCGCGCCTGGTGAGCGGCCTGCTCGCCGAGCTGCCCAACTATTTCAAAGGCTCGGCGGCGACGCCGCAGGATCTCGATCGCGCCGAAGGGCTGGCCGCGGCGCTGCGTCCGCTGATCGACCAGGCACGCCAGGCCAGCTACCCGCTCTGGCGAGCGCTGCGCCGGTGCGTCGAGCAGCTCGCCAAAGAGCAGGCGCCCGAGGTGCGGCTGCGGCTGACCGACGCGGTGCGGCGCAGCCCGCTCTGGGTTGAGGTGCAGCGCGCCTGGGAGAACGTGGCGCTGCCGCTGGCCGAGATCGGCAAGGGGCTGGCGCGCCTCGAAGCGCAGATCACGACGCTGCAGGATGCCGGGCTGCTGGAGTATGATGAGTTGGTGCTGCGCCTTGGCATGGCCGCCAACTGGGCCGTGGATAGCGTGGTGCTGGGCACCGAGGTGATCAACGGCAGCGCCGAGACGATCCAGTGGTTGGCGCTCGAGCGCCAGCGCGACGTCGTGCGCCTGCACCAGGCGCCGCTGCATGTCGGGCCGCTGCTGCAGGAGCGGCTGTTTGCGGCCAAGGAGACGGTGGTGTTGGCCTCGGCTACGCTCTCGATCGATGGCTCGTTCGCCTACGTTCGCGAGCGGCTGGGCCTGAGCGACGCGCCGGTAGATGAGGTGCAGCTCGACTCGCCCTTCGATTACCAGCGCTCGACCCTGCTCTATCTGCCGACCGATATGCCAGAGCCCAGCGAACGCAGCTACCAGCGCGCGCTGGAGGATGCGCTCATCGCGCTGGCGACCGCGACCGGCGGTCGCATGCTGGCGCTGTTCACGTCGGTCGCCGCGCTGCGCCAGACCTACCGCGCCATTCAGGAGCCGCTCGAGGATCGCGAAATTGTGGTGTTGGGCCAGGGCATCGATGGTTCGCGGCGCGCGCTGCTGCAGCGCTTCCGCGAGCATCCGCGCAGCGTGCTGCTGGGCACCAGCTCCTTCTGGGAGGGCGTGGATATCGTTGGTGAGGCGCTCAGCGTGCTGGTGATTGCCAAGTTGCCCTTTGCCGTGCCGAGCGATCCGGTCTTTGCCGCGCGCTCCGAGCTGTTCGAGGATGCGTTTACCGGCTATGCCGTGCCGCAGGCGATCCTCAAGTTCAAGCAGGGCTTTGGCCGGCTGATTCGTTCGCGCGAGGATCGCGGTGTGGTCGCGGTGCTGGATCGCCGCTTGCTGACCAAGCGCTACGGGCGCCTCTTTCTGGCCTCGCTACCGCCCTGTACGCTGCAACAGGCGCCGCTGCGCGATCTGCCGCCGGTGGCCATGGCCTGGTTGGAGCGCCGCGCCTGA
- a CDS encoding MGMT family protein — protein sequence MPEEMAGNVYERIYAAVRRVPAGYVTTYGAVGRAVGCPARVVGYALHALRGTRVVEVPWQRVVNARGRIATQGDRQRRLLEAEGIEFEADGRVDLARYGWPEFW from the coding sequence ATGCCGGAGGAGATGGCGGGCAACGTGTACGAGCGCATCTATGCTGCGGTGCGCCGCGTGCCGGCGGGCTATGTGACGACCTACGGCGCGGTGGGGCGCGCGGTCGGCTGTCCGGCGCGGGTGGTAGGCTATGCCCTGCATGCCCTGCGCGGGACGCGCGTGGTAGAGGTGCCCTGGCAGCGCGTGGTCAATGCGCGTGGTCGCATTGCAACGCAGGGCGATCGGCAGCGCCGTCTGCTGGAGGCCGAGGGGATTGAGTTTGAAGCCGATGGGCGTGTCGATCTGGCGCGCTACGGCTGGCCGGAGTTCTGGTGA
- a CDS encoding DUF2089 domain-containing protein, translating to MSYPLLTRCPICAGELIATRLDCVNCHGSIEGQFDLGLLKRLTPEQIQLIALLVKNRGNMNRVASELGVHYNTVRNRMDELAAAMGYGEAPPPPRSERLDVLERLGRGELTPEEALAQLKAASGNQPQAQP from the coding sequence ATGAGTTATCCGTTATTGACGCGCTGTCCGATCTGCGCTGGCGAGCTGATTGCCACACGTCTGGACTGCGTGAACTGTCACGGTAGCATCGAAGGCCAGTTCGATCTCGGGCTGCTGAAGCGCCTCACGCCAGAACAGATCCAGTTGATCGCCCTGCTGGTCAAGAATCGCGGCAACATGAACCGCGTTGCCAGCGAACTAGGCGTGCACTACAACACAGTACGCAACCGCATGGACGAGCTGGCGGCGGCAATGGGCTATGGCGAAGCGCCGCCGCCACCGCGCAGCGAGCGCCTGGACGTTCTGGAGCGGCTGGGCCGGGGCGAGTTGACCCCCGAAGAAGCGCTGGCGCAGCTCAAAGCCGCCAGCGGCAACCAGCCTCAGGCACAACCATGA